The Micromonospora sp. NBC_01740 genome includes a window with the following:
- the rpmJ gene encoding 50S ribosomal protein L36 codes for MKVKPSVKRICNKCRVIRRHGRVMVICTDPRHKQRQG; via the coding sequence GTGAAGGTCAAGCCGAGCGTCAAGAGGATCTGCAACAAGTGCCGGGTCATTCGCCGGCACGGCCGGGTCATGGTCATCTGCACCGACCCGCGCCACAAGCAGCGCCAGGGCTGA
- the rpsM gene encoding 30S ribosomal protein S13, whose amino-acid sequence MARLVGVDLPREKRMEIALTYIFGVGRTRALETLSATGISPDKRVRDLTDEELVQLRNHIEGNYKVEGDLRREVAADIRRKVEIGCYAGIRHRRGLPVRGQRTKTNARTRKGPKRTVAGKKKPGKK is encoded by the coding sequence ATGGCACGTCTAGTCGGCGTCGACCTCCCCCGCGAGAAGCGGATGGAGATCGCGCTCACCTACATCTTCGGCGTGGGTCGCACCCGGGCCCTGGAGACGCTCTCTGCCACCGGCATCTCGCCGGACAAGCGCGTCCGGGACCTCACGGACGAGGAGCTGGTCCAGCTCCGTAACCACATCGAGGGCAACTACAAGGTTGAAGGCGACCTGCGCCGCGAGGTCGCCGCTGACATCCGCCGCAAGGTCGAGATCGGCTGCTACGCGGGTATCCGGCACCGCCGGGGCCTGCCCGTGCGTGGCCAGCGGACCAAGACCAACGCGCGGACCCGCAAGGGCCCGAAGCGGACCGTGGCCGGCAAGAAGAAGCCCGGCAAGAAGTAG
- the rpsD gene encoding 30S ribosomal protein S4: MARYTGADCRRCRREKMKLFLKGSKCDGPKCPFESRPFPPGQHGRGRTKETEYLLQLREKQKARRVYGVLEKQFRGYYEEAVGKKAKTGEVLLQILESRLDNVVYRAGYAQSRDMARQLVKHGHFTVNGKKVDIPSFRVKEHDIIEVRGKSKELTPFIVAQAQAGSKSVPAWLEAIPSQMKVLVHSLPARQVIDTQVQEQLIVELYSK, encoded by the coding sequence ATGGCTCGTTACACCGGTGCTGACTGCCGCCGTTGCCGGCGGGAGAAGATGAAGCTGTTCCTCAAGGGCAGCAAGTGCGATGGTCCGAAGTGCCCGTTCGAGTCCCGGCCGTTCCCGCCCGGGCAGCACGGCCGCGGCCGCACGAAGGAGACGGAGTACCTGCTCCAGCTCCGTGAGAAGCAGAAGGCCCGCCGCGTGTACGGCGTGCTGGAGAAGCAGTTCCGCGGCTACTACGAAGAGGCCGTGGGCAAGAAGGCCAAGACCGGTGAGGTTCTCCTGCAGATCCTCGAGTCGCGGCTGGACAACGTGGTCTACCGGGCTGGCTACGCCCAGTCCCGGGACATGGCCCGCCAGCTCGTCAAGCACGGTCACTTCACCGTGAACGGCAAGAAGGTCGACATCCCGTCGTTCCGCGTCAAGGAGCACGACATCATCGAGGTCCGGGGCAAGAGCAAGGAGCTCACCCCGTTCATCGTCGCGCAGGCTCAGGCCGGCTCGAAGTCGGTTCCGGCGTGGCTGGAGGCTATCCCCAGCCAGATGAAGGTGCTCGTGCACTCGCTCCCGGCCCGCCAGGTCATCGACACGCAGGTCCAGGAGCAGCTGATCGTCGAGCTCTACTCCAAGTAG
- a CDS encoding DUF1707 SHOCT-like domain-containing protein: MEGRDGMRAADADRQAVAERLRVAVDEGRLDLHEYDERLQRAYAARTYGELDALVIDLPAPASPAASELATRPETVPSPAEGVRSSATSSVTARWLAEVWLPYLRVVAITVTVWAVTSALSTDLLYFWPVWVAGPWGGVLVVRTVAGLVSGEPRREAEQRERRRERRRAKRARKRELAAAEEGHRSPVGELPAAQREGRPGGADAEV, from the coding sequence ATGGAGGGACGCGACGGGATGCGGGCCGCTGACGCCGACCGCCAGGCGGTGGCGGAGCGGCTGCGGGTGGCCGTCGACGAGGGCCGGCTGGACCTGCACGAGTACGACGAGCGGTTGCAGCGGGCGTACGCCGCGCGCACCTACGGCGAGCTGGACGCGCTGGTGATCGACCTGCCGGCGCCGGCGTCCCCGGCGGCGTCGGAGCTCGCCACGCGGCCGGAGACCGTCCCGTCGCCGGCGGAGGGTGTCCGGTCGTCGGCGACCTCGTCCGTGACGGCCCGGTGGCTGGCCGAGGTCTGGCTGCCGTACCTGCGGGTGGTCGCGATCACGGTGACCGTCTGGGCGGTGACGTCCGCGCTCTCCACGGACCTGCTCTACTTCTGGCCCGTCTGGGTGGCCGGGCCGTGGGGAGGGGTGCTCGTGGTGCGCACGGTCGCCGGCCTCGTCAGCGGGGAGCCGCGGCGGGAGGCTGAGCAGCGGGAGCGACGGCGCGAGCGCCGCCGGGCCAAGCGGGCGCGCAAGCGCGAGCTGGCTGCCGCCGAGGAGGGGCACCGGAGCCCGGTGGGGGAGCTGCCGGCGGCCCAGCGGGAGGGCCGGCCCGGCGGGGCCGACGCCGAGGTGTGA
- the rpsK gene encoding 30S ribosomal protein S11: MPPKARAGAAVKKVRRKERKNVAHGQAHIKSTFNNTIVSITDPTGAVISWASSGQVGFKGSRKSTPFAAQLAAEAAARRAMEHGMRKVDVFVKGPGSGRETAIRSLQAAGLEVGQIADVTPQPHNGCRPPKRRRV; encoded by the coding sequence ATGCCACCGAAGGCTCGTGCCGGAGCCGCTGTCAAGAAGGTCCGGCGCAAGGAACGCAAGAACGTCGCCCACGGGCAGGCGCACATCAAGAGCACCTTCAACAACACCATCGTGTCGATCACCGACCCGACCGGTGCGGTCATCTCCTGGGCCTCCTCGGGCCAGGTGGGCTTCAAGGGCTCCCGCAAGTCGACCCCGTTCGCCGCGCAGCTGGCCGCCGAGGCCGCCGCGCGTCGGGCGATGGAGCACGGCATGCGCAAGGTCGACGTGTTCGTCAAGGGACCCGGCTCCGGCCGGGAGACCGCCATCCGTTCGCTGCAGGCAGCCGGGCTCGAGGTCGGGCAGATCGCCGACGTCACGCCGCAGCCGCACAACGGGTGCCGTCCGCCGAAGCGTCGCCGGGTCTGA
- the infA gene encoding translation initiation factor IF-1 — protein MPKKDGAIEIEGRVIEPLPNAMFRVELANGHKVLAHISGKMRQHYIRILPEDRVVVELSPYDLTRGRIVYRYK, from the coding sequence ATGCCGAAAAAAGACGGAGCCATCGAGATCGAGGGTCGGGTCATCGAGCCCCTGCCGAACGCCATGTTCCGGGTGGAGCTCGCGAACGGCCACAAGGTGCTGGCTCACATCAGCGGCAAGATGCGGCAGCACTACATCCGCATCCTGCCGGAGGACCGGGTCGTCGTCGAACTCTCGCCGTACGACCTGACCCGCGGGCGCATCGTCTACCGCTACAAGTAA